From the Billgrantia sulfidoxydans genome, one window contains:
- a CDS encoding 5-guanidino-2-oxopentanoate decarboxylase, with amino-acid sequence MTCAQLLLRLLRDTYGVDTVFGIPGVHTVALYRGLENGGVRHVTPRHEQGAGFMADGYARATGKPGVCLIITGPGMTNIATAMGQALADSIPMLVISSLNRRDTLGRGQGRLHELPSQQQLMAGVSRFSHTLLDPAALPEVLARAFAVFESQRPGPVHIEIPIDLFDAPVTSAELPPPARLFRPAPDPEGLALAAAWLREAQRPLVLLGGGCVEAPAAARTLVERLDAPTVTTINAKGVLGRDHPLDLGANAALPAVRELARHADVILAVGTELGETDYDVVFDDGFELHGRLIRIDLEAQQLVRNQQVSLGLVGDAGRSLALLAEFFPEALSRAGRERTAATLAALGLAADLAFAPFVPFYAVLREALPEAILVGDSTAPVYAGNHLVSQPEPRRYFNASTGYGTLGYGLPAALGAQLGQPTLPVVALVGDGGVMFTLSELATAVEERLPVVIVLWHNQGYEEIRRYMDAHGVARCGVDIQAPDFQTVAAGFGCLATRVGNPAELARALAVRPNGGPLLIEVDASAWLEATES; translated from the coding sequence ATGACTTGTGCCCAGTTGCTGTTGCGCCTGTTACGCGATACCTATGGCGTCGACACCGTGTTCGGCATTCCCGGCGTGCATACCGTGGCGCTCTATCGCGGGCTGGAGAATGGCGGCGTGCGCCACGTCACCCCGCGCCACGAGCAGGGCGCCGGCTTCATGGCAGACGGCTATGCCCGCGCTACCGGCAAGCCCGGTGTGTGCCTGATTATCACCGGCCCCGGCATGACCAATATCGCCACCGCCATGGGTCAGGCGCTGGCCGATTCGATCCCCATGCTGGTGATCTCCAGCCTCAACCGCCGCGACACCCTGGGGCGCGGTCAGGGCCGCTTGCACGAGCTGCCGAGCCAACAGCAACTGATGGCAGGGGTTTCGCGCTTCAGCCATACCCTGCTCGACCCCGCCGCACTGCCGGAAGTGCTGGCCCGCGCCTTTGCGGTGTTCGAGAGCCAACGACCGGGGCCGGTGCATATCGAGATTCCCATCGACCTGTTCGACGCCCCGGTGACCTCAGCCGAACTGCCGCCCCCGGCTCGCCTGTTCCGTCCGGCACCGGATCCCGAGGGGCTGGCCCTGGCCGCCGCTTGGCTACGTGAGGCGCAAAGGCCCCTGGTGCTGCTGGGCGGCGGTTGCGTCGAGGCCCCCGCGGCGGCCCGCACCCTGGTGGAGCGGCTCGACGCACCCACCGTTACTACCATCAACGCCAAGGGCGTGCTGGGGCGCGACCACCCTCTCGATCTGGGCGCCAACGCGGCGCTGCCCGCCGTGCGCGAGCTGGCCCGCCATGCCGACGTCATCCTGGCCGTGGGCACCGAGCTCGGCGAGACCGACTACGACGTGGTCTTCGACGACGGCTTCGAACTGCACGGCAGGCTGATCCGCATCGACCTCGAAGCCCAGCAGCTGGTGCGCAACCAGCAGGTCTCGCTGGGCCTGGTGGGCGATGCCGGGCGCAGCCTGGCACTGCTCGCCGAGTTCTTCCCCGAGGCGCTCTCACGAGCCGGCAGGGAACGCACCGCGGCCACCCTCGCGGCGCTGGGGCTCGCTGCCGACCTGGCCTTCGCCCCCTTCGTACCCTTCTATGCCGTCCTGCGCGAGGCACTGCCCGAGGCGATCCTGGTCGGCGACTCCACCGCCCCGGTCTACGCCGGCAATCACCTGGTCTCGCAGCCCGAGCCGCGCCGCTACTTCAACGCCTCCACCGGCTACGGCACCCTCGGCTATGGGCTGCCTGCCGCGCTGGGCGCCCAGTTGGGCCAGCCCACACTTCCCGTGGTGGCCCTGGTCGGCGACGGCGGCGTGATGTTCACCCTCAGCGAGCTCGCCACCGCCGTGGAAGAGCGCCTGCCGGTAGTGATCGTGCTGTGGCACAACCAGGGCTATGAGGAGATCCGCCGCTACATGGATGCCCATGGCGTCGCGCGTTGCGGTGTCGACATCCAGGCGCCCGACTTCCAGACCGTTGCCGCCGGCTTCGGCTGCCTGGCCACCCGGGTCGGCAATCCCGCCGAGCTGGCCCGGGCCCTTGCCGTTCGCCCCAACGGCGGCCCCTTGCTGATCGAAGTGGACGCCAGCGCCTGGCTCGAGGCCACCGAATCATGA